From the genome of Saccharomyces paradoxus strain CBS432 chromosome XII sequence:
ACTTCTCATTTGAGTAATTCAAAGCGTCTTGtaataatttcatcttgctttccaaagattttattttctcgtcccttttctttatttgcCTCTGCAGAAGAATTTCTCTGTCTAAGTATAATGATTGATTTCCATCCTTCCCAGTAGGAGCATCACAACTCCCATTTCTCAATTCGCTAATCCGTTGCTTATTATATTTCAATTCCGTTATCTTCCTTTTGAAGGCATCACTCCTTAGAATCCTGGTTTTCGCTGTATTCGTATCCATGTACGAAGGTCTTCCCTGAGACCGCTTCTTCAGAATTCTAGTCATGTCGCCGCAAACATTTTGCATCTTGTTCATATTCTCATTGTCATTGGAAAATACTTCCCTGATTGTCTGGAATAACCTTGTCAGCCTTCGTTTGGGTGTCCTCTTCCTATTACTATAAAGGTTTTCTTCAGGTCTCCTATCTGGCACCTTTCTTGCTCTTTTTAATATGCTTTTCCCAGTAGGACGCATCTGCCTTCGCTTATGCCTTAAAGCAGATCGTCTTCTTACTTCATCGAGGGACCCGTATTCTCTTTTCCTGCCGTCATTTCGtattccaaaaaaatctctCCATAATCCCTGTACGGATTTTAGCATACTGGCAGTGCCTATTGTTATACCTTTTTCTCCAGAATATTTATATCTGTATGTGCACTAATAATTTCATAGTTGTTGATGCGCGCATCGTTTCTATACTATGACGCGTCACGAATTATGCTAGAGTGTCCTCAAATAAAAGTATAAAAGGCCTCAACAAACGTCAAGAGTGGATTACTTGCTGAGTTAGGGTGACTTATTTTTAAACTATAAAGTTATACCatcaaatgaagaaaaattaatataAGTCTACTTCTTTATCTCTTtccatcattttttttagcgTTTCTGTATAAATGTACATTAAACAAGCAAATTTTAAGCTCTTGCCAAATACAGTTACTTCCACTACCCTATCAACAGTTTTTAAAGCATAGTCTCCCAAAGAAAACTAAAACAACATTCTTAAGACGTCTCTAGGCAGATGATACATTATACATTCCGGGTAAAACAAATGTCTTATATTAAGTGAAATGAcctttgttttcaaaactaGCAAGTTTTAGAACAACTATTCAATAAGTCAACGTGATCTTATATGAAAAAGCCTCTAAAACAAAAGCTACGATGGATTCCACAGCACTTAAGGTAGCCCTAGGCTGTATAGCTGTTCGATTGGCTGTGAACAGCCTTTTTCCCTCTCTACAACAACAACTGGACCAGTCCGTAGAATTCTCAACTCCCGTAACCTCATTTAGGTCATTACAGGAAGGTATATACCTACTGCGGAACAACATTCAAGTATATAATCATGGGGTTGTTCACCATCCTccaattttgattttttttctatcgCTCTTCAATTCCGACAGGTTAATTTCTCTCATATACGCTTTAGTTGATGGGTTAATTGCGTATCAACTGACAGAGGTGACAAAAGCTtttaaaaacttgaaaGTGAAAAGCTGGCTACCTGGACTCCTTTATGCTGTGAACCCTTTGGCTCTTTTATCGTGCATTAGTCGGTCATCGATCATATTCACAAATTTTGCCATTTCGTCGTCATTGTATTGCATATTAGCCGAAGGGAATGTTCTTTCGTCCTCTGTTATGATTTCCGTATCAGGATACTTGTCGCTATACCCTATTCTTCTCTTAATTCCACTATTAGGTATGCTAAAAAGTTGGAGACAAAGAATGTTATCTGTCACCGTTTCCATATTATCTTTATTAATTCTGCTACTATTTAGCTACAATATGTTAGGCGGCCAGAGTTGGTTATTTTTGGCACAAGTTTATGGATCTGTTATAAGTTTTGAGAAGGTTTTCCCAAATCTGGGTTTATGGTGGTactttttcattgaaatgTTTGACACCTTCATACCGTTTTTTAAGGCTGTattcaacatttttattgCCGCATTCATAACACCATTTACCTTGCGCTATCATAAGCAGCCATTCTACGCATTCATTTTATGCATTGGGTGGATTGTCCTTACAAAGCCATATCCCTCACTAGGTGACGCtggctttttctttagttTCTTACCTTTCTTCACCCCACTATTTGGATATTTAAGATACCCTATCATATCAGCATTACTGTTTTTACATGCAATTGTTTTGGCACCAATTTTCTATCATCTGTGGGTTGTTTTAGGTTCAGGGAATAGTAACTTTTTCTATGCTATTTCACTAGTTTATGCTCTGGCTATAGCATCTATTTTGGTAGACCTGAACTGGGCAATGCTGAGAATTGAATACGATAACGGTATcccaaatttcaaattgaagGTAACACAAATTTAACTACTTCCCCTCTATAAACGTACATAAATTAGATACCAAAAAGAATCTAAGAGATGTTCGTCAGAAGAGTGGATAAAGCGAATAAGAAGAGCCATACTGATTATTCTAGAGGCTACCTAggtttgaaagaaaaagtgcTATGTTAAAATTTTCGTAATGCTGTATTGGAGAGACGAAGTATGTAGCACTCAGCCGAAGCTAATTAATCATGAGCGCTATAGTAGGAAGAATTAGGATAGAGAGTATACATCATGTTTTAAGTTCTAGATCATAACAACATCGCACTTGGGACTATGCCAATTTCTTTCCACCAAAAGTCGTATAAAAAAGTTATTTTCCCCAGGGCTTCCATTAGCTGAAAGCCAATATACTGTTACAGAATAGCGCAGcgtaaatatatatatttttgatgCCTTTTTGGGAAGGGTAGCTTGATAACTCATGTATATTAACATAAAACGGGCTCTATCGTCAACAGACGAAGAAGGAAAGGATATCATGTATTTTTAGACCTACCAATAATACTTTTTACGGTTATGGGAGATAGAAGATGGGCCCAATTACGTAGTGATGGGTGCCCATACATTCCAATCTGCTTATATTGGTTaattaaaaagtttaataaGAATATTACGTGATGACTCAGTTTAAAGGGTAATCTATAAcatatcatttttattagtTGTTCTAAAACAGGTTTTAGATACTTGGATTTGCTGCGAGAATGATATAAAAGGTAAAATTCCCTTCTTCCTAATCCAAGAAAAGTGAAATTCTCTTGGGGGAGCTCTAATGAATTATATTGAAGTTTCCATTTAGCCTGTTTATCGCCTTGGGAAAAAGGAGTGTACCAAATAGTAAAGTGCGGCGCAATCGTTCAGACAGCCATTATATGTGAGAATTCTTTAGAGAGTTTCGCTGGATATTATTACAGTGTATTAAATTTCGCCAAGGCTTTGCCAATGAAAGCGAGTGCATAATTTTATGTGCTTGGTACATATGAAATCAATCGATATGTAGTAATTGGATTGCGGATGGGAAAAACACATTTACCATGGAAGCGTGATTCACAACAAATTGCACAATGGACTATGGTCTTTCCAAAAGTCTCCTCTGTTGCCCCTACAAGGGGTGATCAATAATAAGCAATCCTATTAAAAAACCTAAGTCACTATAACTAAACGTAATAACTATGTatatgaaagaaaattctatCGGTTTGTCATCTAGTTTAATACGGCAACTAGTTTTTCACCAGAGTTCTTACCATGTTTAATGTCTTCCAGCATATGAGGGACGTCAGAAAGCCCGTTCTTATAGATCTTTACTGGAATATGGTGAATTTGCCCATCATTAATCTTCGgattgatgaatttgacGAATTTGGTGGCAGCTCTCCTGGCTTCTGGGTCAGCCGGGAAAGTAACGCCTCCAAATGGTACTTCATGGCCACCTGTTGAATACAGTCTGGTCCTGTCAATAGTGACATTTTGCCTCctgttttcctttttgacGTTTTCTTCTGTCAAATTAGTTAATTCGACAACAGTAGCATCCAGTTTATCGGCCGCACATTTGTACACTTGTTGAAGCGTATCTTGATTGGCGACACAATCGACCAAATACGGGATGTTGTTGTACTTCTGTTTGATTTGTTCCACCACATCAATATCATGGtaatcaaatatttcatcGGCAccatattctttcaatagTTTTTCGTGTTTCCGAGAAGCGACAACAATGATCTTGGTGAAGCCATTCAATTTATTCGCTAATTGAATGAGTAACTGGCCTACTGATGTTGCTCCACCCCATAATAAGATGGGAGCGTTTCTTTGTGGGCTGGATGGCTCCCATTCTAAGTTCAAACCTAAATTATAAGTCAACACCAAACCGGCTGTGGTCAGTGATACTGGGATAGTGGCTGCGCCTTCCAAAGACCTGACAGGGCCGGCAGGTAGAATATCCTCAcccaaaaatttgagtTCATTGGGTGATTTGTAGGCAACCGCAGTTGAAATAGCGGAATATTCAGCAAAGGCACCATTGGAAGGAAATCTTACGGAGGATCCGTGGATAAACCCATAAATATAATCACCaacagaaaaatctttAGGATCAACGGCTGGGCCCAATTTAACAATTTGGCCAGCAGCGTCACATCCCAAAATAGAACCTTGGGGGCCAAGCTTGTAGTCAATGTGCGCCCAATCAGTTGGATTACCAGCAACAGCAAGAGTCTTAATCAAAACAAAtccttcttccaattcagGAATGGGAATGCCCTCTTTGACAACCGCTTTACTATTTTCAATGACGACGGCCTTCATGGTTTCTGGAATTGTGATTGACATGTCTGTAGGTTATATGTAGTTGATATTCTATACCCAGCTTGCCATTTCATAGAATGTAAATTAGAAAGATCTTAAGCTAGataaaacagaaaaagactTGCCTGCTTTATAAGAACTTTTCTCAATATTTGTTGAGACACCGCTTAGTAATAACATCTCGCATGTTTGCTTTACTCTTACGAATACTACTCTCTGGGATACGGTGCGACTCTCATCATCTGTAGGGTTTTCTATGTGCTGAAAGCCTATCCCAACTGGCGGAGCCGCGCGACAACCGTAGCGGATCCGAGCCATCTTAGTCAGCTGGGACAGGAACGGCTGTCATATGAAAACCTAAAAATGCTGTCCTGGAATTTCATGACTGCGGAAAGTTTAATACGTTCATTGTTCTCCTTTACTACCGCACTTTCTATCGTGAGAAATATTCCAACAGAATGAACAACTATTAATTGTATAGCGTGTGGCATCGCTATTTGAGCGAATTTAAAGTAAAGTGAGCTCCGGAAAACCATATTATAGCAGGGAAATGAGCCACTGAATGACGAAATTCCTTAGTCATAATGCGACTCCTTGAACAGAAACAGAATTTAATTGAGAGTATGTGTTCCATTGCGTTAATTCAGATCCAGATATTTGAGCTCTCCCCGAGACGAAGAATTAGCTAAGGCTCAAACGAACATACTGAAAGGCGTTATTAGCACACGgtttttgaataaaaacatGAAGATCGGCAGATCTCTGTTATACAGtaatattttatcttttacTAGTTGCAACCACAGTTATATTATGGTGTATCAATATGCAAGAGGGGTTATTTCATAAAGTTtgtatgaaaaattgatatCTTTGTCTTGTCATGAactttgttcttcaaattatGATCGGTTTACCAATAACAATGAATACAGGCGGTAGctatttattatttgtttccAGAGATCTTTGTTGATTCAGTATTGCGGTGTGTATTAAGTAGTATTTTATCTCAAAAAATAGCATGGCTACAACtatatattgttattttcatttaagGATGCGACGCCGTTCTCATAGATTATTGGGAAAAAGGGCTAAAGTAAGGAAGAAATCACCCAAAAGAATCGGCTAAACTGGAAAAGCCCATCAAATAATTTGACTTTAACTTCAACAAGTTGTTAAAAGATTCTACCCCTctcattgaagaagaaccaCAAGCATATTCTGTAGAAGTTGAGAAACAGCGGAAGTTAAGTCATTCTAAAAAAGCACGGAGAAATGTTAACTTGGAGAACACTCTGCTTcctaaaaaaagttcaccAATTCAGGCTCACTTGGTTCTCAAGAGGGTTTTCAGTCTTTTGAATCTGCCACATCTTCTTAATTTAAATTGTATCGTTGCGTAATTTTAATCttctatttcatcttctattTATTGGAGGCAGTTCTCTCGAAACGTTATATGATTTCCAAAACtcaagaattaaaaatgaTGAACACGAAACACAAATTGCACTTCTTATCAAGTGttataaaaatttgagGAAGCGATTCTGAGAGGTGGTATGAAATTGCAAAGAAAGTTTGGAAGAACGAAGagtatttctttgatggAGCTGTTTGCCAAGCATTCTTTGCGCGGAACTTTCGAAACCTTTtatattcaaagaaatttatgTTGTCTAGATTATCAAACGTTGGACTATGGCCATACATTCGGGAAGCGGAATTAGCCACTACCAATGAGCCCTCAATATAGCTAATAGTATTTAGTGGCTgcaaatttcaaatggaGATATGCGCCCTCAATTAAAGCATTAAAAagtgaaataaaaaaaaattagcgTCGTCATCTGTTAGTTtttatcttccttttcttatttcaaacaaaagaacaTGGTGCCTAGGTACCAAAGATTTCTCACTACACACAGCCTTGGTTTCTGTTACAGCTCCCCTCACCATTACTTTCATCCAGACCACAACTGTAATCCAATATACTTGTTCTCCTTTCCTTTCTTAAGTCACTCTTAAGCTGCACGTATctaatttcaataaatttggcTGTAGTGTACAGGGTCGTAAAACCTCTATGGCTGCACAAGACTCCCAGCACATGATcccttcttcattttttggtatcgaaaagaaactgtattattttttcatggAAACCGTTTGGAGCATATTAAACAAAGGCTTAGACAATAAGTTTCTGAACGAGGGTCCAAATCCTTCAAATCCGgatattcatttttttgaccAAAATGGAAGCTTTACAGGCACGCGAAAAGGGGTTTTTCAAGGCACATCTAGGCACCCCTACAATTGGCATTCTCACTTTCCCCCACATAGACACCATAAAACAACACCTTCGCATAAGAAATTCATGATATATGTATGCCTCGTTCAGGAACAGGCGCATCTCCATAgcaatgatgaagatggtgcaaaagataaaatatgAAGGGTGTGAGGTGATGAATGAGCATCTGTTAACGAATCGTTTAAGTACTGATGATCGATGAAGGAATGGGTATAAATAGAGCTACTTCATCCATATGCCTTTGAGAATATACCTCTattcctttctttcctgTTAAGCTTATATCAGCActaaaaaacaaaacaaatataatgGTCAAATTAACTTCAATCGCTGCTGGTGTCGCCGCCATCGCTGCTGGTGCCTCCGCAACCACCACTCTAGCTCAATCTGACGAAAGAGTCAACCTGGTTGAATTGGGTGTCTACGTCTCTGATATCAGAGCTCACTTGGCCCAATACTACATGTTCCAAGCCGCCCACCCAACTGAAACCTACCCAGTTGAAGTTGCTGAAGCCGTTTTCAACTACGGTGACTTCACCACCATGTTGACTGGTATTTCCCCAGACCAAGTCACCAGAATGATCACCGGTGTCCCATGGTACTCCACCAGATTAAAGCCAGCTATCTCCAAGGCTCTATCCAAAGATGGTATCTACACTATCGCAAACTAGGGACGAGTGCCTTTACGAATGAAAATCCATAGACAATGAAaggtaatgaaaaataaaaaaaacaacttttttttgatgatataaatacagttgattatataaatgtatattaatattataaacCTATTTGATCAATGACAATATTCATGAACCATTTGATTGAGCACAATAAaccagaaaagaaacactCTCTTTTGGGCCAaccattcaaaaaatggttAACAGTATGAAGGTAACGTATATTAtgtttaatgaagaatactAGGGTCCGAAACATATGGCTTCGTACTTCTTTACCTTTCCCATGGAACatggcatttttttttacggCCTCGGCTCGGAGTGGCTGCACATGTGTCACTTTTAAGATTAAGATTGTGGATCAGGGGAAATGCGAGCAACAAGTCATAGTAAGAGAACCCTCGTTCTTTGTTGCgtaaatattattattgctgTGTTAGGCTGGTATTTGCATGTAAATGTAGATCGGAATAGTGTCGACAAGTAGTGTTGAAGACCTAGCACGTAAAAATCCGTAGAATAATGCAGTATTATTTGGTATGGAGCGGGTATTAAGGTATTCCTATAGGCCGATCTAATTAATTGTTGGACCAAAGTAACTTAAGTAGTGAACCATTCTGatatacaagaaaagaggCAACAGTTAATGGtaaaatgaagatattaaatgaacaggaagaaaaatgggGGACCAGAAGTTTAGATGATCGGCATTTCACCATAGTCTAATGAGAGTTTAACAACTACAGCAACCATGTGGGTTTTACAATTATATTTTAGGATATGTGATATAACGGCAAACGTGCCACAATGCTCCCAAATGAATTCTACAGTAATACCCTACCGCTACTCTTGCACCTTTGATGACCGTCTATAAATTATTACCTATATGATAACATGGCCCCAAAAATTGATCAAATCAATGGAATTTACCCTGAACACAACGAAAATTGAGTACCTAATATATTCAGGTATAGCTGGATATACTAACTGCtaaatttggaaagaacATTATCATCCTGCCCTcgcaaaaagaaaagaataaaaatttgtgCTACAAATTGCAATGAAACCCGACCACAATCCAGTTGATGCTGCGATTATCCTCCAATGCACTGGTGACGGCCtcaaaagaagacaaaatATGGCTTCTTCTGAACATCACTCATAGTTAAAATTACGATGCGCTTGCGGAACTCCTTCACTGTACCATGGTTAACATAAAAAGACGCTTCTATGGTATATGCATAGTAAACGCAAGAGATATCCAgaaaatgtttcttttatttctgcGCCTTATTATAACCACCATCAACTGTAGGTAACTCGATAAAGACCAACTAATCCAAGTACGTTCGTTAAATATTGCATTGTTTATTACCATTTAAATTAGCGTTATTAAAAATGTAGTCTggttttttaaaataataagtcGACTTGATCCTACATATCAATATCTGCGACAATTGTTCTTTATCGCAATCTTGCAGCACTTCCTTAATATACAGCAATAGTTCAAAATCTAAGAAATTAGTGCACACAGATGCTTGCGAAGATACAGAAGTGCTGAAACGTCGTTTAACACCAGCATCGTCCTTCCAGTGAATAATATCTTCCGAAAACTTCTCTCTTCTAATTGTAACAAGAATTTCCACTTGTTAATACCACAGAATACCACATTAAataagaaaggaaaagcaGTTGTATGGCAATCCCCCTAAGTAATGAAAACAACTCAATGCACATTTAGAAGAAGCCGGACAGAAGGGAGGACATTGCCTACAATAAGCAAGAAAGCTAAATCGTGATGGTGGTATTATATATGTTACAACAATAATTAAGTAGCATTATACAAATTTAAATATCACGATTAATAAATaactaaaaaatatcatataAAGTTTGTAGTCTTTACATGGTTCTATTGAGGCAGTACAAGTCAATTGTAAAGTTTAAAGTATCATATATGTTATTTTTCACCGAAAGCTTAAATAGTTTTGTTTATGAATCCAACTGTTGTCACATACGCTCAGATATGAAAGAACTCCTCCTATGAATACCTGAGGGCAAAAACGAAGGCTTAATGTCAGGTCATAGCTGGGTAAGTGATAATGAGAACCTATaagtcaaaaaaaatggcgCACTAGAGATCCGTATACTCAATTGGCTTTGTAAATGTCAAAGTGTTTTTCTTATAATAGACGCAATTACAAAAAACCTAACACGGGACCTAGAAGTAATGCTATACTCAAATCGCAACCTCTGGGTACTTATCTGCCCAGTACTTGTCAACCGATTCTCTATAAACGGCCAGCGCCTTTGCGATGTAAGATTGCAATTCGAAGTTCCTATTAGAGTAACTTTTGTTAGCATTTGAAGCATTTGAAGTATTCGCacaacttttctttttctgatCGTTATTGACATTACTTTCGTTGTTGCTTTTGCTGCCGCAGGGGACGACCGCTAATTCTGTAAAAACTTGATAACAAGAGTTGCCATCGTAAAAAAGAGTCTTATCTGGACATATACCGTGTTCGTATGCATACTGGTTCATATTGTATGCAAATAAGATTCCATGTGTCTATGCTGATATTAGGTTTATGATTTATAACTTCCACTAATAGTTTCATTTTGCAACCCTTACTAAGACCATCCAAGAGGTATTTTGGCCCACTAATCACTATAAATAAAGGCACATAGGCGAATAAAAGGAAGAATCCTAGTACCATGATAAAACAAGCAAGTACAAGCAATAAAGGATTTTCAATATGGAATATTGCATGGGCTAAAATGACCACTATGGTAATGTgaaataaaaggaaagcgAAGATTCTAATATGctgtttgaagaaacagaCGTATCTGGAAGTTTTATCTCTTGGAAGGACAATGTTTTCAGCGGGGGTGAGTTCTTTAGACCGTTGAGGTCTTGTTTTAGAATCGGTCATCAGTGGTGTTGAGCtcatatcaaaaataaggCTTAGACTTTTTACCGTACTTCTCCATATTGCATAATAGATGAATGCTAATGCTCACTACTTGCAACTGCCATATATACCTTTATAGTTCAGGGCTCAAGTTACAGGAGTGAAAATATAGGAACGGAAAAAGTATTGGAACGCCCGCGCATAGGCCCAGTCGAATTTTGAGATTTGGCCTAGAGACGAGTAGCGCAGTGTTCCAAAAAGGGATCTCATAAAGAATAACACATGATGTAGCACGGGACCGCCTGCATGATCTTTCACATTGCATATGCTGCAGACAAAAGCTcctaaaaattttctaatgGGATTTGTTAAGTATCACTGTGTTTTTACTTGGGCATGAGATGAGGGCATCGTATGAATACTTACCGAAATATAGAGAAAACGTCAAATAATGTTAAAAGGAAGATACAATGGTTAGTAGACGATTAAAGTGGCCGAGTTTTTAAAGACATTAGCTGAAGAGTAAGCTACATGCGGTATCCCTGTTACATATCAGTAATTTATTAATAATGCATTATTCAAGTAAGAATTTGGTGCCAGGTTGAAATCCGGAAGTACATCAGAGATTCAACGGAAAACagtaatattttcttatcttGCTTTTGCGTAATTTTCAAGAAGGCCtgatattatttgttaAATATGCTAACGTATATACACAGTACGAGTAGCGTTTTAATAACGTTTCCATAATGTTTTGTTAACGTATTACACGAGAAGAGCATATTTAAGAAAACATCAATTATCATTTACTtctaatattattaaatagaCTATTAGTAGCAAACCGCTAATATGGTAATATTTAAGAAGCTCTAGCTTCTATTTACAAGATAGTAATCACACATATcttacatttacataacGTATAGGAAAGGTCCAATAAACTTACTacattatgacatataagcTAGGTTGTTATTCATTACGTCAGCATTTTTCCTAACCGCCGCGCAGGCACGCCgcgcatttcttttcctcgaagaaagcggaaaaaaaaaaataaaaaaaaaaaacaaaaaaaaagtataaataGTGGAGTCTTTTCCCATTTAacatttagaaaaaaattcgactggaaattttttgctgaaCATTTAACCGGAGAACCTTGGTGGCTTTTTCTCAGTTTCGTGGGCTTGTACATTTTACCTAGTATGCTgggaactttttttcctgtatTCTATTCTATTCCTTGCcttacttttcttattatttttttattcgtTTATAACAAActaaaagaagtaaatattttcagtttcaattgATAACAACCCAAATACGTAAAAGCAATGGCCGCTATTAAAGACTACAAGACCGCACTGCAATTTGCCAAGAGCCTTCCAAGACTGGATGGTTTGTCTGTGCAGGAATTGATGGACTCGAAGATCAGAGGTGGGTTGACTTAtaacgattttttgatcttaCCAGGTTTAGTCGATTTTGCGTCCTCTGAAGTTAGCCTACAGACTAAGCTGACCAGGAATATCACTTTAAACATTCCATTGGTTTCCTCTCCAATGGACACTGTGACAGAATCGGAAATGGCCATCTTTATGGCTCTGTCGGGTGGTATCGGTTTCATTCACCATAACTGTACGCCCGAGGACCAAGCTGACATGGTCAGAAGGGTCAAGAACTATGAAAATGGGTTTATTAACAACCCTATTGTGATTTCTCCAACAACCACCGTTGGTGAAGCTAAGAgcatgaagaaaaagtatggATTTGCAGGCTTCCCTGTCACGGAAGATGGCAAGAGAAATGCAAAGTTGGTGGGAGTCATCACTTCTCGTGATATACAGTTCGTTGAGGACGACTCTTTACTCGTTCAGGATGTCATGACCAAGAACGCTGTTACCGGTGCACAAGGTATCACGTTATCAGAAGGTAACGAGattctaaagaaaatcaaaaagggtaGGCTATTGattgttgatgaaaaggGTAACTTAGTTTCTATGCTTTCCAGAACtgatttaatgaagaatcaaaacTACCCATTAGCGTCCAAATCTGCCAACACCAAGCAATTGCTATGTGGTGCTTCCATTGGTACTATGGACgctgataaagaaagactAAGATTATTGGTCAAAGCCGGCTTGGATGTCGTCATATTGGATTCATCCCAAGGCAACtctattttccaattgaacATGCTCAAGTGGGTCAAAGAGAGTTTCGCAGGTCTGGAAGTCATCGCTGGTAACGTTGTGACCAGGGAACAAGCTGCCAATTTGATTGCTGCCGGTGCGGATGGTTTGAGAATCGGTATGGGAACTGGCTCTATTTGTATCACTCAAGAAGTTATGGCTTGTGGTAGGCCACAAGGTACAGCGGTCTACAACGTGTGTGAATTTGCTAACCAGTTCGGTGTTCCATGTATGGCTGATGGTGGTGTTCAAAACATCGGTCACATTACCAAGGCGTTGGCTCTTGGATCTTCTACTGTTATGATGGGTGGTATGTTGGCTGGTACTACGGAATCACCAGGTGAATATTTCTATCAAGATGGTAAAAGATTGAAGGCGTACCGTGGTATGGGTTCCATTGACGCCATGCAAAAGACTGGTACTAAAGGGAATGCATCTACGTCTCGTTacttttcagaatttgaCAGCGTTTTGGTTGCACAGGGTGTCTCCGGCGCTGTCGCTGACAAAGGATCcattaagaaatttattccgTACTTGTACAATGGATTACAACATTCTTGCCAAGACATTGGCTGTAGGTCGTTAACtgtattaaagaagaatgtcCAGAGCGGTAAAGTTagatttgaattcagaACGGCTTCTGCTCAACTAGAAGGTGGTGTTAATAACTTACATTCTTACGAAAAGCGTTTACATAACTGAATGTTCGAATGGGATCATTAATACAATAGTAGTGATGATAATCTTATGTAGTGCTGTCCGTATGGCACCTATTCATACTGCATTACAATTATATGAATGGGGTGATATGTTATGTTAATATATAGTGTGTTTATACcttcttattgataaatagtatatttttatgtttaggtGATTTTAGTGGTGAATATTTGGTAGCAActatattaatatatataaaatgggtagTGGGTATTTGTATGAAAACGTTATAA
Proteins encoded in this window:
- the NBP1 gene encoding Nbp1p (Spindle pole body (SPB) component~similar to YLR457C), which translates into the protein MLKSVQGLWRDFFGIRNDGRKREYGSLDEVRRRSALRHKRRQMRPTGKSILKRARKVPDRRPEENLYSNRKRTPKRRLTRLFQTIREVFSNDNENMNKMQNVCGDMTRILKKRSQGRPSYMDTNTAKTRILRSDAFKRKITELKYNKQRISELRNGSCDAPTGKDGNQSLYLDREILLQRQIKKRDEKIKSLESKMKLLQDALNYSNEKYRILEDLLDSSNIDPSYTKSRRTMSNLARENDEIKPLKIDLSPSPIRRTNSLFTSSPMKTYNRDGKIPEMQPLQENISPACPTPPHRSRDTEKADETLSPISVDFSSYLS
- a CDS encoding IMP dehydrogenase, with translation MAAIKDYKTALQFAKSLPRLDGLSVQELMDSKIRGGLTYNDFLILPGLVDFASSEVSLQTKLTRNITLNIPLVSSPMDTVTESEMAIFMALSGGIGFIHHNCTPEDQADMVRRVKNYENGFINNPIVISPTTTVGEAKSMKKKYGFAGFPVTEDGKRNAKLVGVITSRDIQFVEDDSLLVQDVMTKNAVTGAQGITLSEGNEILKKIKKGRLLIVDEKGNLVSMLSRTDLMKNQNYPLASKSANTKQLLCGASIGTMDADKERLRLLVKAGLDVVILDSSQGNSIFQLNMLKWVKESFAGLEVIAGNVVTREQAANLIAAGADGLRIGMGTGSICITQEVMACGRPQGTAVYNVCEFANQFGVPCMADGGVQNIGHITKALALGSSTVMMGGMLAGTTESPGEYFYQDGKRLKAYRGMGSIDAMQKTGTKGNASTSRYFSEFDSVLVAQGVSGAVADKGSIKKFIPYLYNGLQHSCQDIGCRSLTVLKKNVQSGKVRFEFRTASAQLEGGVNNLHSYEKRLHN
- a CDS encoding uncharacterized protein (Member of the quinone oxidoreductase family~similar to YLR460C), which codes for MSITIPETMKAVVIENSKAVVKEGIPIPELEEGFVLIKTLAVAGNPTDWAHIDYKLGPQGSILGCDAAGQIVKLGPAVDPKDFSVGDYIYGFIHGSSVRFPSNGAFAEYSAISTAVAYKSPNELKFLGEDILPAGPVRSLEGAATIPVSLTTAGLVLTYNLGLNLEWEPSSPQRNAPILLWGGATSVGQLLIQLANKLNGFTKIIVVASRKHEKLLKEYGADEIFDYHDIDVVEQIKQKYNNIPYLVDCVANQDTLQQVYKCAADKLDATVVELTNLTEENVKKENRRQNVTIDRTRLYSTGGHEVPFGGVTFPADPEARRAATKFVKFINPKINDGQIHHIPVKIYKNGLSDVPHMLEDIKHGKNSGEKLVAVLN
- the GAB1 gene encoding GPI-anchor transamidase subunit GAB1 (GPI transamidase subunit~similar to YLR459W); translation: MDSTALKVALGCIAVRLAVNSLFPSLQQQLDQSVEFSTPVTSFRSLQEGIYLLRNNIQVYNHGVVHHPPILIFFLSLFNSDRLISLIYALVDGLIAYQLTEVTKAFKNLKVKSWLPGLLYAVNPLALLSCISRSSIIFTNFAISSSLYCILAEGNVLSSSVMISVSGYLSLYPILLLIPLLGMLKSWRQRMLSVTVSILSLLILLLFSYNMLGGQSWLFLAQVYGSVISFEKVFPNLGLWWYFFIEMFDTFIPFFKAVFNIFIAAFITPFTLRYHKQPFYAFILCIGWIVLTKPYPSLGDAGFFFSFLPFFTPLFGYLRYPIISALLFLHAIVLAPIFYHLWVVLGSGNSNFFYAISLVYALAIASILVDLNWAMLRIEYDNGIPNFKLKVTQI